Proteins from a genomic interval of Prochlorothrix hollandica PCC 9006 = CALU 1027:
- a CDS encoding DUF2283 domain-containing protein, which translates to MKIQYFSDTDTLYLSFTLDPSFESEVINENLVIHFDQYDNLVGITIEHYSKVSTSQTIEMVINEIKQPQLLRQ; encoded by the coding sequence ATGAAAATTCAATATTTTTCAGACACTGATACCCTTTATCTAAGTTTTACGCTTGATCCAAGTTTTGAATCTGAAGTCATCAATGAAAACCTGGTCATTCACTTCGATCAGTATGATAATTTAGTCGGTATTACGATCGAACACTATTCAAAAGTTTCTACGTCCCAAACCATTGAAATGGTTATTAATGAAATTAAACAACCTCAGCTTTTACGTCAGTAA
- a CDS encoding DUF4114 domain-containing protein produces MLDADEIPPTVAAQSFSYAENQATNYAIGTVAATDATGVTGFAIVSGNADGFFAINSSGNLTLTAAGAAAAAASNDFETTPNSFTLGITASDAAGNTSTATDVTIDVTDVIASFRDFTQSGTEDTEVSFVARDFFTDNDDNDPLRSLNVTVIPTLGVLSLSGAALTVGQMLQATDLDNLKYTPTNADTNNSGGTDSFEVTTTDGLQTSVVTLNILPVNDAPSFTLSTTDLTGVPGDTVSLAAFATDISVGPANESSQTATFTLTTDNNSFFSTLPSLTADGILTYALAAGATGSATVNVVLQDNGGTANGGVDTSISQSFKITSGGATLQLDFGISSESATGSEISNGLILGTADDFTPELPTNVFQQVEAAYDNLIGFYEVTGIAGGIDTDGDGVADLTPGQSGYARAALVGRLQNASIRSGAINTNGIGDNVIFVGGKFYAPFVIANGGAGGFDGFLRAEDAEGGTFNNAATSDNDAVMYFSYIGANPDGVAHLKNLGNGLFGFEDLPGNRGISDNDFNDAIFGFSNVR; encoded by the coding sequence GTGCTTGATGCAGATGAGATTCCCCCTACTGTCGCTGCTCAGAGCTTCAGCTATGCTGAAAACCAGGCGACTAATTATGCTATTGGCACGGTAGCAGCTACCGATGCTACGGGAGTTACGGGTTTTGCCATTGTTAGCGGCAATGCAGATGGCTTCTTTGCCATTAACAGCAGCGGGAATTTAACCCTAACCGCAGCGGGTGCAGCGGCAGCAGCAGCTTCCAATGACTTTGAGACAACCCCCAACAGCTTCACCCTGGGAATCACCGCCAGTGATGCCGCCGGTAACACCTCTACGGCTACAGATGTCACGATCGACGTGACTGATGTAATTGCCAGCTTCCGTGACTTCACTCAGTCTGGGACTGAGGATACAGAGGTCAGCTTTGTCGCCCGTGATTTTTTCACCGATAATGACGACAATGACCCGTTGCGATCTCTCAACGTGACTGTGATTCCCACCTTGGGTGTTCTCAGTCTTAGCGGGGCAGCACTGACAGTGGGGCAAATGTTGCAGGCGACTGACCTGGATAACCTGAAGTACACCCCCACCAATGCTGACACCAATAACAGCGGCGGAACCGACAGTTTTGAAGTCACTACCACTGATGGTTTGCAGACTTCTGTGGTGACCCTGAATATCCTCCCCGTCAATGATGCACCCAGCTTCACCTTGAGTACTACGGATTTGACAGGGGTACCTGGTGACACAGTTAGTCTAGCGGCGTTTGCTACAGATATTAGTGTTGGACCTGCCAATGAGTCTAGCCAAACGGCTACATTTACCCTCACGACGGACAACAACAGCTTCTTCTCTACGCTCCCAAGCCTGACTGCTGACGGTATCCTGACCTATGCCCTGGCCGCAGGAGCAACCGGATCGGCGACGGTTAATGTCGTTCTCCAGGATAATGGTGGCACAGCTAATGGTGGTGTAGACACTAGTATTTCGCAATCTTTTAAGATTACTAGTGGTGGAGCAACGCTTCAGCTTGATTTTGGGATCAGTTCGGAAAGTGCCACAGGCTCAGAAATCAGCAACGGCTTGATCCTTGGCACTGCTGATGACTTTACGCCCGAACTGCCTACGAACGTATTTCAGCAAGTTGAGGCGGCCTACGATAACCTGATTGGCTTCTACGAGGTGACTGGTATTGCAGGCGGTATTGATACGGATGGTGATGGAGTTGCTGACCTCACGCCCGGTCAGTCTGGCTACGCGCGGGCAGCCCTCGTCGGTCGGCTCCAGAATGCATCTATCCGGTCCGGAGCGATTAATACCAACGGTATTGGTGATAACGTCATTTTTGTCGGTGGTAAGTTCTACGCTCCCTTTGTGATTGCCAATGGCGGTGCGGGGGGCTTTGACGGGTTCCTCCGTGCTGAGGACGCGGAAGGGGGAACCTTTAACAACGCCGCCACCAGCGATAACGATGCTGTCATGTATTTCAGCTATATTGGGGCCAACCCCGATGGCGTTGCGCACCTCAAAAATCTGGGTAACGGACTCTTTGGCTTTGAAGATCTGCCGGGTAACCGAGGCATTAGCGATAATGACTTCAATGATGCCATCTTTGGTTTCAGCAACGTACGGTAA
- a CDS encoding tetratricopeptide repeat protein encodes MLDLTFATVVFCGWIFSVCAHEFGHALLAYWGGDVSVKDKGYLTFNPLKYTDVQLSLVLPLVFLLLGGIPLPGAAVYINQSQLRSRGWQSAVAAAGPGATLGVALGLGWLLHQLPGGETFLQGGVVDALGQGQGDAIGFRDSWFLYGLSFLVMLQMAALVLNLLPIPPLDGYGIVEPWLPRSWQNSLGQFRRYGFLVILGAFWLVPAFSQLFWSVVVTLTALVLQTSINATLGTFITAYGVFQGGAKVLLVGVLVVAVIINQIHQRRQPRPPAPVAPRPPRRSAATPTALKTQLRQVDQRLDQYLGGRSPDLDSDRDPDLTPDSSSTPTLGDLWYQKGLILVQQERWGEAQVVLAKSLEQDPQQPKVWYEQGRVLVRQGDRPAALEAFQRCLILDPQLASGWYEVGQVQLQLGQAAAALISFQTLATLLPQFAPAPHYQALAHGQLLQWSAALMACDRALSLKPQWADPWLYRGVALMELGDYDRALSALDRALDLDPDRLDIYYQKACCHSQLGQMTPALDFLHIALAADATTDDRPRQRQALQDPHLAPLASHPRFLALMSPS; translated from the coding sequence GTGCTGGATCTAACCTTTGCCACCGTTGTCTTTTGTGGTTGGATTTTCTCCGTCTGTGCCCATGAATTTGGCCATGCCCTCCTGGCCTACTGGGGCGGCGATGTTTCTGTTAAAGACAAGGGCTACCTCACCTTTAACCCCCTCAAGTACACCGATGTTCAGTTGAGCTTAGTGTTGCCGTTGGTGTTTCTGTTGTTGGGGGGGATCCCCTTACCGGGGGCGGCGGTGTACATCAACCAAAGCCAACTGCGCAGCCGAGGCTGGCAAAGTGCTGTGGCGGCGGCGGGTCCTGGGGCGACGTTGGGGGTTGCCCTGGGGCTGGGCTGGTTGCTGCATCAACTGCCGGGGGGGGAAACCTTTCTCCAGGGGGGTGTTGTCGATGCCTTGGGCCAAGGTCAGGGGGATGCCATCGGCTTTCGGGACTCTTGGTTCCTGTATGGTCTCAGCTTTCTGGTGATGTTACAGATGGCGGCGTTGGTGCTGAATTTATTGCCGATTCCGCCCCTAGATGGCTATGGCATTGTGGAGCCTTGGTTGCCGCGATCGTGGCAGAACAGCTTGGGCCAGTTCCGTCGCTATGGCTTTTTGGTGATTCTTGGTGCTTTCTGGCTGGTTCCAGCCTTTAGTCAACTCTTTTGGAGTGTGGTGGTCACCTTAACGGCCCTCGTGCTTCAGACCAGTATTAATGCGACGTTAGGCACCTTTATCACGGCCTATGGGGTTTTTCAGGGGGGGGCTAAGGTGCTGTTGGTGGGGGTGTTGGTGGTGGCGGTGATCATCAATCAAATTCACCAGCGTCGCCAGCCCCGCCCCCCTGCCCCTGTTGCCCCTCGCCCGCCTCGCCGGTCCGCCGCCACCCCCACTGCCCTCAAAACCCAGTTGCGACAGGTGGATCAACGTTTAGATCAGTACCTAGGGGGTCGATCCCCAGATCTAGATTCCGATCGAGACCCGGATTTAACCCCAGACTCTAGTTCCACCCCTACCCTGGGGGACTTGTGGTACCAAAAGGGGCTGATCCTGGTGCAACAGGAACGGTGGGGGGAGGCTCAGGTTGTCTTGGCCAAAAGTTTAGAGCAGGATCCCCAGCAGCCCAAGGTTTGGTATGAACAGGGGCGGGTGTTGGTGCGCCAGGGCGATCGCCCCGCAGCTCTGGAGGCATTTCAACGGTGCTTGATCTTGGATCCCCAATTGGCCTCTGGTTGGTATGAGGTGGGACAGGTGCAGTTACAGTTGGGCCAAGCTGCCGCCGCCTTGATTAGTTTCCAGACCCTGGCTACCCTATTGCCCCAGTTTGCCCCGGCCCCCCATTACCAGGCGTTGGCCCATGGGCAGTTACTGCAATGGTCGGCGGCGTTGATGGCCTGCGATCGTGCCCTCAGTCTCAAGCCCCAATGGGCGGATCCCTGGTTATATCGGGGGGTGGCGTTGATGGAGTTGGGGGACTACGATCGCGCCCTCTCCGCCCTCGATCGGGCCTTGGATTTGGATCCCGATCGCCTCGATATCTATTACCAAAAAGCCTGTTGCCACAGTCAATTGGGGCAGATGACCCCCGCCCTGGATTTTCTCCACATTGCCCTCGCGGCGGATGCCACCACGGACGATCGCCCCCGCCAGCGCCAAGCCCTCCAGGATCCCCACCTCGCCCCCCTGGCCTCCCATCCCCGTTTTCTGGCTTTGATGTCTCCGTCTTGA
- a CDS encoding RNA-guided endonuclease InsQ/TnpB family protein has product MKVRYQYRIYPTPQQVKGLNQLFGCCRVVYNDALAIVRSVPQGEKWPSNAELQKLVITQAKKTAERKWLADVSAVPLQQSVQDLGVAFKNFFESRSGKRKGPKVGFPRFKKKLNQQSARFVRTGFSLKGNKLELAKLGRFKVKWSRPLPSEPSSVTIIRNTAGQYHASFVVEIGSINIEPLRPSIGVDLGIKTFAFLSTGDRVESPGYNRLDRKTRRFQRKLARQVKGSKRREKTRLRLAKLKLKTANIRKDFLHKTTTQLIHENQVVVLEDLAVKNMLGNRKLARAISQQGWGTARTMCEAKASMVNDREVRIISRWEPTSQICSDCGFRWGKVALSVRYILCVSCGTEHDRDGNAAKNIEKSGLGLTQDSKWTKNGRKTSISGNPTALSSQPYSEQLGLFA; this is encoded by the coding sequence ATGAAAGTACGATACCAGTATCGAATTTATCCGACACCGCAACAGGTCAAAGGGCTGAATCAGCTTTTTGGGTGTTGTCGAGTTGTGTACAACGATGCCCTGGCGATTGTGCGGTCAGTGCCGCAGGGCGAGAAATGGCCCAGCAATGCTGAACTGCAAAAGCTGGTGATCACTCAGGCCAAAAAGACGGCTGAACGGAAATGGTTGGCCGATGTGTCAGCCGTGCCCTTGCAGCAGTCGGTTCAGGATTTAGGTGTTGCCTTCAAGAACTTTTTCGAGAGCCGTAGCGGTAAACGAAAAGGGCCAAAGGTGGGCTTCCCTCGGTTCAAAAAGAAGCTGAACCAACAGTCGGCACGGTTTGTTCGGACGGGATTCTCCCTCAAGGGCAATAAGCTTGAACTGGCCAAATTAGGCCGCTTCAAGGTGAAGTGGTCAAGGCCACTGCCCTCTGAGCCTAGCTCTGTGACCATTATCCGCAACACGGCTGGACAATACCATGCCAGCTTTGTCGTGGAGATTGGCTCCATCAACATTGAGCCACTACGGCCCTCAATTGGGGTAGATCTAGGCATCAAAACCTTTGCCTTTCTCAGCACAGGTGATCGGGTAGAATCCCCTGGATATAATCGGTTAGATCGAAAGACGCGACGGTTTCAGCGTAAGCTGGCCCGCCAAGTTAAAGGGTCTAAGCGTCGCGAAAAGACTAGGCTACGCCTTGCAAAGCTGAAGCTAAAAACGGCCAATATCCGAAAAGACTTTCTCCACAAGACCACGACCCAGCTCATCCACGAAAATCAAGTGGTGGTGTTGGAGGATCTGGCGGTGAAGAATATGCTTGGTAATCGGAAGTTGGCACGGGCCATCAGTCAGCAAGGTTGGGGCACCGCACGAACCATGTGCGAGGCCAAGGCCAGCATGGTTAATGATCGAGAGGTCAGGATCATCAGTCGGTGGGAGCCAACCAGTCAGATCTGTTCTGATTGTGGCTTTCGGTGGGGCAAGGTTGCTCTATCGGTTCGTTACATCCTCTGTGTGAGTTGCGGAACCGAACATGATAGAGATGGTAATGCCGCCAAAAATATCGAAAAGTCTGGGTTGGGGCTAACCCAAGACTCTAAATGGACAAAGAACGGGCGTAAGACCAGTATTTCTGGCAATCCGACTGCTTTGTCTAGCCAGCCGTACAGCGAACAGCTTGGACTATTCGCCTAG
- a CDS encoding DUF748 domain-containing protein, whose amino-acid sequence MFSWFSRCRVWVCHRSPWQRWLLLLASVSFVVVALGGAGRAWDRHLERQMIQTLETATGVAVQLQDLRINPLRGRIEVTGLLLSNPPDFSPQPLVALDRLSLTLHVPSLWGSGLHVSRITVHGLKVRVEQRLQGNNLAIVLNQLDQFKGSQGGSPTAKKTFKIDRLILSEVEMTVRLNVLGELGAEKTLTLTALILADLTQDTLASQLRTALLAEAQRQLPQLLTPSPSPQPSVPSPP is encoded by the coding sequence ATGTTTTCCTGGTTTTCCCGCTGTCGAGTCTGGGTGTGCCACCGTTCTCCCTGGCAACGGTGGTTGCTACTGCTGGCCAGTGTTAGCTTCGTTGTGGTGGCCTTGGGGGGGGCGGGGCGTGCTTGGGATCGCCACCTAGAGCGGCAGATGATCCAAACCCTGGAGACAGCTACCGGTGTGGCTGTTCAACTCCAGGATCTGCGCATTAACCCTCTGCGGGGACGCATAGAGGTGACGGGGCTGCTGCTGAGCAATCCCCCTGACTTTTCCCCCCAACCTCTGGTGGCGTTGGATCGCCTGAGCCTGACATTGCATGTTCCCAGTCTGTGGGGTTCTGGGTTACATGTGTCCCGCATCACGGTTCACGGTCTCAAGGTGCGGGTAGAACAGCGCCTTCAGGGCAATAATTTAGCGATCGTCCTCAATCAATTGGATCAGTTCAAGGGGAGCCAGGGGGGATCCCCAACGGCTAAAAAAACGTTCAAAATCGATCGTTTGATACTTTCTGAAGTCGAAATGACCGTTAGACTCAATGTTTTAGGGGAGTTAGGGGCGGAAAAAACCTTGACTCTTACCGCTTTAATCCTGGCTGATTTGACCCAAGACACCTTGGCGAGTCAACTGCGCACCGCTCTGCTGGCCGAGGCCCAACGTCAACTGCCCCAACTCCTGACTCCTAGTCCCTCGCCCCAGCCCTCTGTTCCTTCGCCCCCCTAA
- a CDS encoding GNAT family N-acetyltransferase, with amino-acid sequence MIREATPQDAIAICRIYNPYILQTTITFEESPVIPQDMEGRIRDIQERGLPWLVWEEGGEVLGYAYARPWQTRSAYRHTLESSIYIDRAAQGRGIGRSLYVELLQRLRDQGMHVVVGCIALPNPSSALLHQKLGFQKVGLFPEVGLKFNQWIDVEYWQIVLNTSARVEGGAQHPASQPHPTPHHQLTYTQPIHDPISGDRSAQSLATEQPSPVGI; translated from the coding sequence ATGATTCGAGAGGCTACTCCCCAAGACGCGATCGCCATCTGTCGCATCTATAACCCCTATATCCTCCAAACCACCATTACCTTTGAAGAATCCCCCGTCATTCCCCAGGACATGGAGGGTCGCATTCGGGACATCCAAGAACGAGGTTTGCCCTGGCTGGTGTGGGAGGAGGGGGGGGAGGTGCTGGGCTATGCCTATGCCCGTCCCTGGCAAACCCGATCGGCCTACCGCCACACCCTGGAAAGCTCTATTTATATCGATCGCGCCGCCCAAGGTCGGGGTATTGGTCGCAGCCTCTATGTCGAACTGTTGCAACGGCTGCGGGATCAGGGGATGCATGTGGTGGTGGGGTGTATTGCCCTGCCCAATCCCTCCAGTGCGTTATTGCACCAAAAGCTGGGGTTTCAGAAAGTGGGCCTGTTTCCTGAGGTGGGGCTGAAGTTTAATCAATGGATTGATGTGGAATATTGGCAAATTGTGCTCAATACCAGTGCTAGGGTCGAGGGCGGAGCGCAACATCCCGCTAGCCAGCCCCACCCCACCCCCCACCACCAACTCACCTACACCCAGCCCATTCACGATCCTATTTCCGGCGATCGTAGCGCCCAATCCCTAGCCACTGAACAACCCAGCCCCGTGGGAATCTAA
- a CDS encoding APC family permease, whose amino-acid sequence MLTIAPIALEDRTDRPGRSHRSPWKIAPIAIEVRKGDLPLTPPFTPTTPTMDNYPPSPPSEPLGSGEEESGEQFPTLKRDLSLWAVICLGINAVIGQGIFLLPGKAASLMGPAALLALALGAILCFGIALCFAEVGSRFQSTGGAYVYARETFGDFVGFAVGWMTCWVAVLSWAALSKGFTNVLAYFLPVVGQGWTQMLCAAALVALLTAVNLRGVGTGATVVKVFTLAKLLPIGIFIGFGLFALEPSHFVPFAPQGIAPSLADTTLLLLYAYVGFETLMVPAGETHNPQRSLPLALLITLALCGAVYMGVYGVAVGTYGGLAGSANPVAEASSRFLGPGGAVLVAMGIVCSVAGTNAGAALVSPRRFFAMAEQGHLPRILGAIDPQTRVPHIAIVLTGVLTLVLTVSGTFEQLLVVGVLARFAQYIPTAIAVLVLRRRSQGDRACPPATYRIPGGPLVPLLTLVLCGWLLWNTDPTKLAFGAGAIVLGIPVYLLQRFRTSAAKLGS is encoded by the coding sequence TTGCTTACGATCGCACCGATCGCCCTGGAAGATCGCACCGATCGCCCTGGAAGATCGCACCGATCGCCCTGGAAGATCGCACCGATCGCCATTGAAGTAAGGAAGGGCGATTTACCCTTAACCCCACCCTTCACCCCCACTACCCCCACTATGGACAACTACCCGCCGTCTCCCCCTAGCGAACCCTTGGGATCTGGAGAGGAGGAATCGGGGGAGCAGTTCCCCACCCTGAAACGGGATCTGAGCCTTTGGGCCGTGATTTGCTTGGGTATCAATGCCGTGATTGGTCAGGGTATTTTTCTGCTCCCCGGCAAAGCCGCCAGCCTCATGGGACCCGCTGCCCTCTTGGCCCTGGCCCTGGGGGCGATCCTCTGTTTTGGCATTGCCCTCTGCTTTGCGGAAGTGGGGAGCCGCTTCCAAAGCACCGGCGGTGCCTATGTCTATGCCCGCGAAACCTTCGGGGACTTTGTGGGTTTTGCGGTGGGCTGGATGACCTGTTGGGTGGCGGTGCTGTCCTGGGCGGCTCTCTCCAAGGGCTTCACTAATGTGCTGGCCTATTTTCTGCCCGTGGTGGGCCAGGGCTGGACTCAGATGCTGTGTGCGGCGGCTCTGGTGGCGCTGCTGACGGCGGTGAATCTGCGGGGGGTGGGCACCGGAGCCACGGTGGTTAAGGTGTTTACCCTGGCTAAGTTATTGCCCATTGGCATTTTCATTGGCTTTGGTCTGTTTGCCCTTGAACCCAGCCATTTTGTGCCCTTTGCTCCCCAGGGCATTGCCCCGTCCTTAGCAGACACTACCCTGTTGCTGCTCTATGCCTATGTGGGCTTTGAAACCTTGATGGTGCCAGCGGGGGAAACCCACAATCCTCAGCGATCGCTGCCCCTAGCGTTGCTGATTACCCTGGCCCTTTGTGGGGCGGTGTATATGGGGGTCTATGGCGTTGCCGTGGGGACCTATGGCGGGCTGGCGGGATCGGCGAATCCAGTGGCGGAAGCGTCTAGCCGTTTTTTGGGACCGGGGGGGGCGGTGTTGGTGGCTATGGGCATTGTCTGTTCCGTGGCGGGCACCAATGCCGGGGCTGCTCTGGTCAGTCCGCGCCGCTTTTTTGCCATGGCAGAACAGGGCCATTTGCCCCGCATCTTGGGGGCGATCGATCCCCAAACCCGTGTTCCCCATATCGCCATTGTCCTGACGGGGGTTTTAACCCTGGTATTGACGGTGTCGGGGACTTTTGAGCAATTGCTGGTGGTGGGGGTGTTGGCCCGGTTTGCCCAATATATTCCCACGGCGATCGCGGTGCTGGTGTTGCGGCGGCGTTCCCAGGGAGATCGGGCCTGTCCCCCTGCCACCTATCGCATTCCCGGCGGTCCTCTGGTGCCGTTGCTGACCTTGGTTCTCTGTGGTTGGCTCCTCTGGAACACGGATCCCACTAAGCTGGCCTTTGGAGCCGGGGCGATCGTCCTCGGTATTCCGGTTTATCTGCTACAGCGTTTCCGAACCTCGGCGGCAAAACTGGGGTCTTAG
- a CDS encoding CHASE2 domain-containing serine/threonine-protein kinase, with the protein MQSGNQPIEDLETGEQQSGDQKTGDQKTGDQQFSDQKTGDQQFSDQKTGDQKTGDQQFSDQKTGDQQFSDQKTGDQKTGDQQSDDQKTGDQQFSDQKTGDRLISDQQSDDQKTGYQRSGDRLISDQKTEYQQSGDRPSSDHQSGDRKTGDQWRFNRHLIRQWWAGVRSRCGLPSGSGEAVRSTLGVGLGAAAAVTAVKILGELSWVGMGLLSGWELDAYDLMVRLRSPLPIDPRLVVVGITETDVARYGWPLNDAVLGETLATLQDYEPQVIGLDLYRNIPQPPGSDRLADQWAADNLFGILELGEGQGNGVDPPPLLPPERAGFNDLILDQDGVVRRFLVFAQKQKKTYYSLAWQVAYAYLQGRDPEFTLENEAGDSNRIAWGRSVLQPLDRRSGGYQREDDRGYQLLLDYRSPNAAVTVLSLATVLERGPELEAQLRHKIVLIGNLAPSTKDLFFTPYTGTSFAPVEGMANPDPPRTRRPANTDFYGVMVHAQIVSYLLDLAQGDRGTLGFWPEWAEVLWIALWGGVGAAVSRRWSHPGALLAGAGLAVGGLWGLQYGLFLGGVWVPGVAPSLSLGLGLGGMVVYRNYRIEQEKQQLAQQAQAQEVSIALLQQLLQHQSPSLAASLDPTLAADGAESFRFGSPSSDITLRGSSQGDSGLLASFSQWPEQGSDDSPTTLSDLAEGETQSLGEPPAVTPMTPSQPRAKQSPPKAGLLGGRYQIQSVLGAGGFAMTYLAQDCHRPSRPICVIKRLCPLRQDPKFLALAQRLFDDEASILEILGKHDQIPQLLAHFNQDNEFYLVQEFIAGHDLRKEFKLQQQWSEAATIDLLRKLLPVLAFIHDRQIIHRDLKPSNVMRREDGKLVLIDFGTVKHLLPSEVQDPGPETKTMAVGTPGYGAPEQMAGYPQLNSDLYALGMMAIQALTGVPPHHLKVDPHRGELNWRPLLDRSLPLMPILERLTHFNSSDRYASAAAVLRDLDRL; encoded by the coding sequence ATGCAGTCTGGCAATCAACCAATCGAGGATCTAGAAACCGGAGAGCAACAGTCCGGCGATCAAAAAACCGGCGATCAGAAAACCGGCGATCAACAGTTCAGCGATCAAAAAACCGGCGATCAACAGTTCAGCGATCAAAAAACCGGCGATCAGAAAACCGGCGATCAACAGTTCAGCGATCAAAAAACCGGCGATCAACAGTTCAGCGATCAAAAAACCGGCGATCAAAAAACTGGCGATCAACAGTCCGACGATCAAAAAACCGGCGATCAACAGTTCAGCGATCAAAAAACCGGCGATCGCCTAATCAGCGATCAACAGTCCGACGATCAAAAAACCGGGTACCAACGATCCGGCGATCGCCTAATCAGCGATCAAAAAACTGAGTATCAACAGTCCGGCGATCGGCCAAGCAGCGATCACCAGTCCGGCGATCGCAAAACCGGGGATCAATGGCGTTTTAACAGACACCTGATACGGCAATGGTGGGCTGGAGTGCGATCGCGCTGTGGGTTGCCGTCGGGATCTGGGGAGGCGGTGCGATCGACCCTAGGCGTGGGATTAGGGGCAGCGGCGGCGGTCACGGCAGTCAAGATCCTGGGGGAACTGTCCTGGGTGGGGATGGGACTGCTGTCGGGCTGGGAACTGGATGCCTATGACCTGATGGTGCGCCTGCGATCGCCCTTGCCCATCGACCCCAGGCTGGTGGTGGTGGGCATCACCGAAACCGATGTGGCCCGCTATGGCTGGCCCCTCAATGACGCAGTTTTAGGGGAAACCTTGGCCACCCTCCAAGACTATGAACCCCAGGTTATTGGCTTAGATCTCTATCGCAATATTCCCCAACCCCCCGGCAGCGATCGTCTGGCTGACCAATGGGCTGCTGACAATCTGTTTGGGATTTTGGAACTGGGGGAGGGTCAGGGCAATGGGGTGGATCCGCCCCCCTTGTTGCCTCCAGAACGGGCGGGGTTTAATGATCTGATTCTCGATCAAGATGGGGTGGTGCGTCGGTTTCTGGTGTTCGCCCAAAAGCAGAAGAAAACCTATTATTCCTTGGCATGGCAGGTGGCCTATGCCTATCTTCAGGGCCGGGACCCGGAATTTACGCTGGAGAACGAGGCTGGGGACTCCAATCGAATTGCTTGGGGTCGCAGTGTGCTGCAGCCCTTGGACCGGCGATCGGGGGGATATCAGCGGGAAGACGATCGGGGTTACCAACTCCTGTTGGATTACCGCAGTCCCAACGCAGCCGTGACGGTGCTTTCCCTGGCAACAGTTCTGGAGCGTGGGCCGGAGCTGGAAGCCCAATTGCGTCATAAAATCGTTCTTATTGGTAATTTAGCTCCCAGTACTAAGGATTTATTCTTTACCCCCTATACCGGTACGAGTTTTGCGCCGGTTGAGGGGATGGCCAACCCAGATCCCCCCCGGACTCGTCGCCCTGCCAATACAGATTTCTATGGTGTGATGGTTCATGCCCAGATTGTCAGCTATTTGCTGGATTTGGCCCAAGGCGATCGCGGAACCCTAGGCTTTTGGCCGGAGTGGGCAGAGGTGCTGTGGATCGCCCTGTGGGGAGGGGTAGGGGCGGCAGTGAGTCGTCGCTGGAGCCATCCAGGGGCACTGCTGGCGGGGGCAGGTCTGGCGGTTGGGGGCTTGTGGGGGCTACAGTATGGACTCTTTTTAGGGGGAGTGTGGGTGCCGGGGGTAGCTCCTAGCCTCAGTTTGGGCCTAGGGTTGGGGGGGATGGTGGTTTATCGCAACTACCGCATTGAGCAGGAAAAGCAGCAACTGGCCCAACAAGCCCAGGCCCAGGAGGTGTCTATTGCCCTGTTGCAGCAGTTACTCCAGCATCAGTCTCCATCCCTTGCGGCCAGTCTTGATCCCACTCTTGCCGCTGATGGTGCTGAATCCTTCCGTTTTGGTTCACCCTCTTCGGATATTACCTTGAGGGGCAGCTCTCAGGGCGATAGCGGTCTTTTGGCATCATTTTCCCAGTGGCCTGAGCAGGGGTCTGATGATAGCCCCACCACCTTATCGGATCTGGCTGAGGGAGAGACCCAGTCCCTGGGGGAGCCACCAGCGGTAACCCCGATGACCCCATCCCAGCCCAGGGCTAAGCAGTCCCCACCTAAAGCTGGATTATTGGGGGGGCGCTATCAAATTCAATCGGTGTTAGGGGCAGGGGGATTTGCCATGACGTATTTGGCCCAGGATTGTCACCGTCCCAGTCGGCCCATCTGCGTTATTAAGCGCCTCTGTCCTCTGCGCCAGGATCCCAAATTTTTAGCGTTAGCCCAACGGCTATTTGATGACGAAGCTAGCATTCTAGAAATATTGGGTAAACACGATCAGATTCCTCAGCTTTTGGCCCATTTTAATCAAGATAATGAGTTTTATTTAGTACAGGAGTTTATTGCGGGCCATGACTTGAGGAAGGAGTTTAAGTTACAGCAGCAGTGGTCAGAAGCGGCGACGATCGATCTGTTGCGTAAACTATTGCCGGTGTTGGCATTTATCCACGATCGCCAGATTATCCACCGGGATCTCAAGCCCAGCAATGTCATGCGTCGGGAGGATGGGAAGTTGGTGCTGATTGACTTTGGGACGGTGAAGCATTTACTGCCCTCAGAGGTTCAAGACCCCGGACCGGAAACCAAAACCATGGCGGTGGGAACTCCCGGCTATGGGGCACCGGAGCAGATGGCGGGTTATCCCCAACTCAACAGCGACCTCTATGCCCTGGGTATGATGGCTATCCAGGCACTGACGGGGGTGCCGCCCCATCACCTGAAGGTCGATCCCCATCGGGGCGAGTTGAATTGGCGACCTTTGCTGGATCGATCGTTGCCCCTGATGCCCATTTTGGAGCGTCTCACCCATTTCAATTCCAGCGATCGCTACGCCTCCGCCGCTGCGGTTCTGCGGGACCTCGATCGCCTTTAA